CCCTCGGCTGGGTGCCGGCAGTGTCACTGCATGAGGGTCTGGGCAGGACGTACAATCATATCATGCAGCAGGAGGTGTCGGCGTGATCGCACTGCTGCAGGAGACGAGCGGGATCGGTGAGACGTTCGGGATCCTCCGGGAGGGCGGATCGCTGACCGGCCAGATCGTCCTGGTCATCCTCACCGTGTTCTCGCTTATCAGCTGGGTCATGATCCTGTGGAAGTGGAAGCAGTTCCGTACCCTGCGCAAGGACGGATTCCGGTTCGTGCAGGCGATCGAGAGGTCGCAGCGGCTGGACGATGCCTACCGCACCGCCATGCGTCTGCCCGAGACAGCCTACACGCGGCTGTTCAGGCAGGGTGCAAATTTCTTCAATGAGCTGCGCCCCGGCGCCCTGCGCGAGGACGCGGCGCCGCAGGAGAATCTCTCCGAGACGCAGCTGCACGCGCTCTGGCTGGTGCTCGAGAAGGTGCAGGACGAGGAGCGCGACGCGGCATCGGGTGGGCTGATCTGGCTGTCCGTCATCGCCGTCGTGTCACCTCTGCTGGGCCTGCTGGGCACCGTCCTCGGCATCATGACGTCGTTCAATCGCGTGGCGAGCATGGGCTCGGCCAATATCGCGGCCGTGGCGCCGGGCATTGCCGAAGCGCTCATGACAACGGCATTCGGCCTGGTCGCCGCGATCCCTGCGGCGATCGCTTACAACTACTTCGTCAACCGGCTGGACCGCTTCAGCGGCGAGCTGGACGGGTTCGCCAGCGAGTTCGTCGGCACCCTGGCGCGCGAGGGGAGACTGTAGCGATGCGCAACATCCGCAGCTCGCGTCGCGAGCGCATGCGTGTCAACGCAGAGATCAACTTCACGAACCTGATCGACGTCGCGTTCGTGCTGCTGATCATCTTCATGATCACGGCTCCGATCATGCAGGGCGGCATTGAGCTGGACCTGCCCGATGCGGAGGCGACACCGCTGACGACGAGCGAGACCGTAGTCGTCTCCGTCGGACGCGACGGGCGGATCTATATCGGCGAGGTCGAGGTATCGGAGAACGAGCTGCGGCAGACGATGCCGATGTACATGGCCGATCATCAGGGCGAGCCGATCATGGTCAAAGGGGACGAGGCCGCGTCGTACGGCAGCGTGCTCCGGGTCATGGGGATCCTGAATGCGTTGGGGTACACCAGTATCAACCTGGCAGCGGACCCGGTCCGCGAGGGATAGTTTCACCGGACCCGGCTTCACTTTGCAGTTACGCCCCATCCGGCCCGGTCCATGTCCCGCCAACGGGTCCATCTCGGCGCTGTGACGATCGAAAATGGCATACCCGGTTGGGCCGTAACCGCAAAGCGAAGCCGGGTCCGGGAAGAGGAGCAGGATGGAAGAGGGGAAGCAGCAGCCGATGAGCGACGGAAATCCGTCGACGTGGGGCGCGCGCCTGCGCAGGCAGCGCGCGAAGCCGCCCGCGCGCGTACTGATCGCGTCCGTGCTGCTGCACGTGTTTGTCCTGGCCGCGTTCTGGCTCGCAGGCATCGAGCTGACGCCGGAGCCGGACTTTGTACAGTACCGCGTCACTCTCGTATCGCCGCCGCCGCAGGAGGCGGGCGAGCCGGAAGCGGTCACGGCACCGGAAACTCCGGTGATCGCGGAGCCGGAGCCGGAGCCGGAACCTCCGGCGCCTGAACCGGAGCCGGAGCAGCCGAAACCGGAGCAGCCGAAACCGGCGCCCGCACCGCCGAAGCCGGAGACGGCGACGCCGGCACCCGAGAAGAAGCCCGATCCGGAACCGGCCAGGGGCAGGGATCCGGTGCCCTCATCGACCGGAGGTGAGAACCTCAACATCCGCAATGATGGGGAGGAGTTCCTTTTCCCCGAGTACCAGGCGAACATCATCCGTCAGCTGAACCGCATGTTCCGCTGGAATGGGGCTGCGAACCTCGAAGCGGAGGTGGTGTTCTACATCCAGCGCGACGGCTCGGTGGGCGGCATCCGGCTGGTGCGCCGGTCGGGTAATTTCGAGTTCGACCTGCAGGCGCACGAGGCCGTCGACCGGGCGGGCCGGACGGGCGCGTTCGGGCCGCTGCCGGACGGCTGGCAGCAGGATCGGCTCTGGGTCTCGTTCACGTTCGAGCCGCCGAAGTAAGGCAAGCAACCAAAGGGACCGCACATGCGACGACCGCTACTCGCCATTGTTCTTCTGCTCGTGTACGCCGGTCCCGTGCTGGCGCAGGACCCGCCGCCGGGGATCCGGCTGTCGACGACATACCAGACGCAGAACCGTCCGCTGCTGGCGGTTCGTCCGTTCGAGGGCGCGGCACCGATCGCCGAGGCCCTCGATTCCATCACGGGCATCGTGCAGCGCGACCTGATGAACAGCAGCCGCTTCAACATCGTCGAGGGCGTGCCGGCCAGTCTGCGCACCGGTACGGTCGACTACGCGCAGTGGAACTCGCTGAACGTCGTCTACCTCGTGACCGGCGCGGTCACACCGTCCGCGGACGGCTACGTGGTGACGCTGACGGTCCACGACATTGTCTACGCCCGTGTTGTGCACGACGGCCGCTACGTTCTGCCGGCCGCGACGAATCCGGCATTCCGCATGGCCGTGCATGCGCTCTCGGACCAGGTGGTGCAGTCCGCGCTCAACTCGCCGGGCAGTGCGGCCACGCGCATCGTCGCGACGCGCCAGCACGG
This sequence is a window from Longimicrobiales bacterium. Protein-coding genes within it:
- a CDS encoding MotA/TolQ/ExbB proton channel family protein, translated to MIALLQETSGIGETFGILREGGSLTGQIVLVILTVFSLISWVMILWKWKQFRTLRKDGFRFVQAIERSQRLDDAYRTAMRLPETAYTRLFRQGANFFNELRPGALREDAAPQENLSETQLHALWLVLEKVQDEERDAASGGLIWLSVIAVVSPLLGLLGTVLGIMTSFNRVASMGSANIAAVAPGIAEALMTTAFGLVAAIPAAIAYNYFVNRLDRFSGELDGFASEFVGTLAREGRL
- a CDS encoding biopolymer transporter ExbD, which encodes MRNIRSSRRERMRVNAEINFTNLIDVAFVLLIIFMITAPIMQGGIELDLPDAEATPLTTSETVVVSVGRDGRIYIGEVEVSENELRQTMPMYMADHQGEPIMVKGDEAASYGSVLRVMGILNALGYTSINLAADPVREG
- a CDS encoding TonB C-terminal domain-containing protein, whose protein sequence is MEEGKQQPMSDGNPSTWGARLRRQRAKPPARVLIASVLLHVFVLAAFWLAGIELTPEPDFVQYRVTLVSPPPQEAGEPEAVTAPETPVIAEPEPEPEPPAPEPEPEQPKPEQPKPAPAPPKPETATPAPEKKPDPEPARGRDPVPSSTGGENLNIRNDGEEFLFPEYQANIIRQLNRMFRWNGAANLEAEVVFYIQRDGSVGGIRLVRRSGNFEFDLQAHEAVDRAGRTGAFGPLPDGWQQDRLWVSFTFEPPK